In Natrinema versiforme, a single genomic region encodes these proteins:
- a CDS encoding ATP-binding protein produces the protein MNLAFGARTNWGKSYGLQAYTERNAPEYDRTVLVDYKDEYAGLVETGLLQRLPLRPGTENLSRAQWRQILEDNGNLQLARDGMTDDAWRDAIATVIEALAQLEERTFLGLDEAHRLAPQKGGYPDAIDTLATTWHGDGMGVAWVTQRFAKLDEDIASQCQASMLGGFGSGNDLDKVRGIVEYPADVHKADAERCPRTLPDDLLVDGEPLTLRRFSDDAGNTIGSEWIYSDDTDLRRIDSRDWTLESTHYGSDRVRIKHPFDD, from the coding sequence ATGAACCTCGCGTTCGGTGCCCGGACGAACTGGGGGAAGAGCTACGGCCTGCAGGCGTACACCGAGCGCAACGCACCGGAGTACGATCGGACGGTCCTCGTCGATTACAAGGACGAGTACGCGGGGCTGGTCGAGACGGGGCTTCTGCAGCGGCTTCCGCTCCGGCCCGGAACCGAGAACCTGTCACGGGCCCAGTGGCGACAGATCCTCGAGGACAACGGGAACCTGCAACTGGCCCGCGACGGGATGACTGACGACGCTTGGCGCGACGCGATCGCGACCGTGATCGAGGCGCTGGCCCAGCTCGAAGAACGGACGTTCCTCGGGTTGGACGAGGCCCACCGACTGGCCCCGCAGAAGGGCGGCTATCCCGACGCGATCGACACGCTGGCAACGACGTGGCACGGCGACGGGATGGGCGTCGCGTGGGTCACCCAGCGGTTCGCGAAACTCGACGAAGACATCGCCTCGCAGTGTCAGGCGTCGATGCTTGGCGGGTTCGGCTCTGGGAACGACCTCGACAAGGTCCGCGGGATCGTCGAGTACCCAGCCGACGTTCACAAGGCCGACGCGGAGCGATGCCCGCGGACGCTCCCCGACGACCTCCTCGTCGACGGCGAGCCGCTCACGCTTCGCCGGTTCAGCGACGACGCGGGCAACACGATCGGCTCCGAGTGGATCTATTCGGACGATACCGACCTCAGACGGATCGACTCGCGGGATTGGACGCTCGAGAGCACGCACTACGGTAGCGACCGAGTGCGGATCAAACACCCCTTCGACGACTAA